A stretch of the Acidobacteriota bacterium genome encodes the following:
- a CDS encoding histidine triad nucleotide-binding protein, with protein sequence MEEKQCVFCSVIRKEINAKIVYEDDKVIAFDDVNPQAPVHVLIIPKEHFESINEFPEEKKEILGYMVFISKKIVEIKGISKKGYRLVLNTGREAGQSIFHIHLHVLGGRYMRWPPG encoded by the coding sequence ATGGAAGAAAAGCAATGTGTGTTTTGCAGTGTAATAAGAAAAGAAATAAATGCAAAGATTGTTTATGAAGATGATAAAGTTATTGCTTTTGATGACGTAAATCCTCAGGCTCCAGTCCATGTTTTGATTATTCCAAAAGAACATTTTGAGTCAATTAATGAATTTCCCGAAGAGAAGAAAGAAATTTTAGGATATATGGTATTCATTTCAAAAAAGATTGTAGAGATAAAAGGGATCTCAAAAAAAGGATACAGGCTCGTACTTAACACTGGAAGAGAGGCTGGCCAGTCAATTTTTCATATTCATCTCCATGTTCTTGGCGGAAGATACATGAGGTGGCCGCCAGGATAA
- the eno gene encoding phosphopyruvate hydratase gives MIIEDLKAREILDSRGNPTLEVEVRAEFDVYAIASVPSGASTGTYEALELRDNDPSRYGGKGVKVAVDNVNNKIAPEIIDEDFSGLRELDSFLISLDNTKNKSKLGANAIVGVSMAVAKAFSLFYRIPLYNFLGGFNAHILPIPMMNILNGGVHADNNLDIQEFMIVPLGFKSFKEALRAGVEIFHTLKNTLKTKNLSTSVGDEGGFSPSLKSHEEALDLIAESVEKAKYKLGKEVFLAIDAAASEFHENGKYVFKKGDGSARTSEGMVEYYADLVDKYPLISIEDGLAEDDWEGWRDLTKRLGKKIMIVGDDLFVTNPNRLKEGIEKESANAILIKLNQIGTVSETADAVEMAKNSKFLTIISHRSGETDDPFIADFSVGMNSYFIKTGSVCRGERISKYNRLLKIEEELGKIAVYAGQILKI, from the coding sequence ATGATTATAGAAGACTTGAAAGCAAGGGAAATTCTTGATTCGAGAGGAAACCCTACATTAGAAGTAGAAGTAAGAGCAGAATTTGATGTGTATGCCATTGCATCAGTTCCCTCTGGAGCTTCTACGGGAACTTACGAGGCTTTAGAGCTTAGAGATAATGACCCTTCAAGATACGGCGGAAAAGGGGTAAAAGTAGCTGTGGATAATGTTAACAATAAAATTGCTCCAGAAATAATCGATGAAGATTTTTCTGGCCTGAGAGAATTAGATAGTTTTTTAATCAGCCTTGATAATACAAAAAATAAAAGTAAGCTTGGAGCAAATGCAATAGTCGGAGTTTCCATGGCAGTTGCAAAAGCATTCTCTCTATTTTACAGGATTCCCCTCTATAATTTTTTAGGAGGTTTTAATGCCCACATTCTCCCGATCCCGATGATGAATATTTTAAATGGAGGAGTCCATGCGGATAATAACCTTGATATTCAGGAATTCATGATTGTTCCATTAGGGTTTAAATCATTCAAAGAGGCTCTCCGTGCAGGAGTGGAAATTTTTCACACGTTGAAAAATACATTGAAAACCAAAAACCTTTCAACTTCAGTGGGAGATGAAGGAGGATTTTCGCCGAGCCTTAAATCCCACGAGGAAGCGCTCGATTTAATTGCAGAAAGCGTAGAAAAAGCAAAATATAAATTGGGAAAAGAGGTGTTTCTTGCAATTGATGCAGCTGCATCAGAGTTTCATGAAAATGGAAAATATGTTTTCAAGAAGGGAGATGGGAGTGCGAGGACTTCTGAAGGGATGGTTGAGTATTATGCTGATCTGGTGGATAAATATCCTTTAATTTCCATAGAGGATGGGTTAGCTGAAGATGACTGGGAGGGATGGAGGGACCTCACTAAAAGGCTTGGGAAAAAAATTATGATTGTGGGAGATGATTTATTTGTTACAAACCCAAATAGATTAAAAGAGGGTATAGAGAAGGAATCCGCAAATGCAATTTTAATTAAATTAAATCAGATTGGCACTGTATCTGAGACAGCTGATGCTGTGGAGATGGCAAAAAATTCAAAATTTTTAACTATAATTTCTCACCGTTCCGGAGAAACGGATGACCCATTTATAGCTGATTTTTCTGTTGGAATGAATTCATATTTTATCAAAACTGGATCTGTATGCAGAGGGGAAAGGATTTCTAAATACAACCGCCTTCTTAAAATCGAAGAAGAACTCGGAAAAATAGCAGTTTATGCAGGACAGATTCTAAAAATTTAA
- a CDS encoding DUF948 domain-containing protein, with protein sequence MQDILIVTTIVLSVFVIVLIIYLIPVVFQVKKTAKEAEETLKALSELSKEMKFLVVKFQDRADDLGSVFSSIEKALSGIAGIFSLFSFNLLKKTSKLAPFVTALLSAWGLIKKIKGGKKYGRE encoded by the coding sequence ATGCAGGATATTTTGATTGTTACAACGATTGTTTTATCAGTTTTTGTTATTGTGTTGATAATATATCTAATTCCTGTTGTTTTTCAGGTTAAAAAAACTGCGAAGGAAGCAGAGGAAACTTTGAAAGCCCTTTCTGAATTATCAAAAGAGATGAAATTTCTGGTTGTAAAATTTCAGGATAGAGCTGATGATTTGGGCAGTGTTTTTTCAAGTATAGAAAAGGCATTGTCTGGGATAGCGGGAATTTTTAGCCTTTTCTCATTTAATTTATTAAAAAAGACATCAAAATTAGCTCCTTTTGTAACTGCTTTATTATCTGCGTGGGGGCTAATTAAAAAAATAAAAGGAGGAAAAAAATATGGCAGAGAATAA
- a CDS encoding DUF2520 domain-containing protein, which translates to MKISIIGCGRLGTSLTKALKKKKYSLVYIYDADKKKAIESKDIIQGINISKDIAGLIEKSDLIFITVPDKKIREVVIEIVRINKNLKDKFFFHTSGIYSSKILKELKGLEAKTGVFHPVQSFPTKDMRADVFKNIFFTYEGDAEGKKIAEKISKDLGGELIEMKKVRREKYHLACSIASNLLLILFKLAVNKIEESGLSKKRATEVLTPLAISTLKNINEVGIEKALTGPLIREDIETLRMHIENLNGSERDIYKKLIEYFIMSFPTDNLSEKYLKELGLLIR; encoded by the coding sequence ATGAAAATATCAATAATAGGCTGTGGAAGATTAGGGACTTCTTTAACGAAAGCTTTAAAGAAAAAAAAATACAGTCTGGTATATATTTATGATGCAGATAAGAAAAAAGCAATCGAATCCAAAGATATCATCCAGGGAATAAATATTTCTAAAGACATTGCTGGTTTGATCGAGAAAAGTGATTTAATTTTCATCACGGTTCCTGACAAAAAAATTAGAGAGGTTGTAATAGAAATTGTCAGAATCAATAAAAATTTAAAAGATAAATTTTTCTTTCATACCAGTGGAATTTATTCTTCAAAGATTCTTAAGGAATTAAAAGGCTTGGAAGCAAAAACTGGAGTCTTTCATCCTGTTCAGAGCTTTCCGACGAAAGATATGAGAGCTGATGTATTCAAAAACATATTTTTTACCTATGAAGGTGATGCTGAAGGAAAAAAAATCGCAGAGAAAATTTCAAAAGATTTGGGTGGAGAATTGATAGAGATGAAAAAAGTTCGAAGAGAAAAATATCATCTTGCTTGCAGCATAGCTTCAAATCTTTTATTAATCCTTTTCAAATTGGCAGTAAATAAGATAGAAGAATCCGGCCTATCAAAAAAAAGAGCCACAGAAGTTTTAACTCCTCTTGCTATTAGCACTTTAAAGAATATTAATGAAGTAGGGATTGAGAAAGCTCTAACAGGACCCCTGATCAGAGAGGATATTGAAACTCTGAGAATGCATATCGAAAACTTGAATGGTTCTGAAAGAGATATTTATAAAAAATTAATTGAATATTTTATAATGAGTTTTCCAACAGATAATCTTTCAGAAAAGTATCTTAAAGAGTTAGGTTTACTTATCCGTTGA
- the glgC gene encoding glucose-1-phosphate adenylyltransferase yields the protein MKNVLAILMAGGAGERLYPLTKHEAKPAVPFGGVYRIIDFTLSNCINSGIKKIFILTQYKSLSLNRHIRDGWNVFSASLGEFVEILPPQKRVSDTWYLGTADSVYQNIYSIQIENPTWIFVLAGDHVYKMDYSLMLNYHIKKKADFTVGIFDVEIQEASRFGVLEVDEELRIIGFEEKPSNPKPTPFDSSRVYVSMGIYVFNSEILIKELEVDSSREDSSHDFGRDVIPKMIKEYRVHGYSFKDEDINEPKYWKDIGTLDAYYEANMDLVSVVPVFNLYDPNWPLRTYQPQYPPAKFVFADEGKRMGVALDSIVSMGCIISGGKVVNSVLSPNVRINSYSLVEQSVLMNDVNVGRYAKIRKAIIDRETPIPPGTIIGYDLEEDSKRFTVTEKGVVVVQKEDFNFKGGVE from the coding sequence ATGAAAAATGTCCTCGCTATTTTAATGGCTGGCGGGGCGGGTGAAAGACTTTATCCATTAACAAAACATGAAGCAAAACCCGCAGTTCCTTTTGGTGGAGTTTATAGAATAATTGATTTTACTTTGAGTAACTGCATTAACTCTGGAATAAAAAAAATTTTCATCCTTACCCAGTATAAATCTTTGTCTCTTAATCGACACATAAGAGATGGATGGAATGTATTTAGTGCTTCTTTAGGAGAGTTTGTAGAAATTTTGCCTCCTCAAAAAAGAGTCTCTGATACCTGGTATCTTGGAACTGCCGATTCAGTCTATCAGAATATCTATTCCATCCAGATAGAAAACCCGACGTGGATTTTTGTTCTTGCTGGAGACCATGTGTATAAAATGGATTATTCTCTGATGCTAAATTACCATATAAAGAAAAAAGCAGATTTTACTGTAGGAATTTTCGATGTGGAAATTCAGGAAGCCTCAAGATTTGGTGTTTTAGAGGTTGATGAAGAATTAAGAATTATCGGATTCGAAGAAAAGCCTTCTAATCCAAAGCCCACTCCCTTTGATTCTTCAAGGGTTTATGTGTCGATGGGTATTTATGTTTTCAACAGTGAGATCCTTATAAAAGAGCTTGAAGTTGATTCATCCAGAGAAGATAGCTCCCATGATTTTGGAAGGGATGTGATACCCAAAATGATTAAGGAATACAGAGTGCATGGATACAGCTTTAAAGATGAAGACATAAATGAGCCAAAATACTGGAAGGATATAGGAACTCTTGATGCATACTATGAAGCAAACATGGATCTTGTTTCAGTTGTGCCTGTGTTTAACCTTTACGACCCGAATTGGCCTTTAAGAACATACCAGCCTCAATATCCTCCGGCAAAATTTGTATTCGCTGATGAAGGAAAGAGAATGGGTGTAGCCCTTGATTCAATTGTTTCAATGGGATGTATAATAAGCGGAGGGAAAGTTGTAAATTCAGTTCTTTCTCCAAATGTAAGGATAAACAGTTACTCTCTTGTTGAACAAAGTGTTCTCATGAACGATGTAAACGTGGGAAGATATGCAAAAATCAGAAAAGCAATAATAGATAGAGAAACTCCAATTCCTCCAGGCACAATAATTGGATATGACCTGGAGGAAGATTCAAAAAGATTTACAGTTACAGAAAAAGGAGTGGTCGTTGTTCAGAAAGAAGATTTTAATTTTAAAGGAGGGGTTGAATGA
- a CDS encoding YtxH domain-containing protein, with translation MAENKNSSFLEITLSFLLGTMVGVGLGLLFAPASGVETRKKLREVAEKTAERAKEEIEKLKKKKEPEKVK, from the coding sequence ATGGCAGAGAATAAAAATTCATCTTTTCTGGAGATTACCCTATCTTTTCTTTTAGGAACTATGGTTGGTGTTGGCTTGGGGTTGCTATTTGCGCCTGCTTCAGGAGTTGAGACGAGAAAAAAACTTAGAGAAGTGGCGGAAAAAACAGCTGAAAGAGCAAAAGAGGAAATTGAGAAATTAAAAAAGAAAAAAGAGCCTGAAAAAGTGAAATAG
- a CDS encoding TIGR04076 family protein has translation MKDLEVKVKKIMERCGANLKKGDTFWIKGYGKIEIPPGKFTCIYALNALMPFLTAKQREDDLPQDDWIAETKELLCPDPKGVLFEIKAL, from the coding sequence ATGAAAGATTTAGAAGTAAAAGTAAAAAAAATTATGGAAAGATGTGGAGCAAATTTAAAAAAGGGTGATACATTCTGGATTAAAGGATATGGTAAGATTGAAATTCCTCCAGGAAAATTCACGTGCATTTATGCTCTAAATGCTCTTATGCCTTTTCTAACAGCAAAGCAGAGGGAAGATGATTTACCCCAGGACGACTGGATCGCTGAAACAAAAGAACTTCTTTGTCCTGATCCAAAGGGGGTGCTGTTCGAAATAAAAGCCCTTTAA
- a CDS encoding NYN domain-containing protein, whose protein sequence is MAYLIDGNNLMERISESNYEESDSRISLVRFLYKFYKIRKQRIIVVFDGRPTPQLLEFHPEAVDFKILFSKPGSNADGKIKEIIEKMDYLRNLTLVTSDRDLRDFGKRSRAKTISSYEFLKFVKRVLRETRNKEDDRKKEVRLTPLEIEQWMKVFSKKEE, encoded by the coding sequence ATGGCATATTTAATCGATGGAAATAATTTAATGGAGAGGATTTCTGAATCTAATTACGAAGAATCTGACAGTCGTATTTCATTGGTAAGATTTTTATATAAATTTTATAAAATTAGGAAACAAAGAATAATCGTTGTTTTTGATGGAAGGCCTACCCCTCAATTACTCGAATTCCATCCTGAGGCTGTTGATTTTAAAATTCTTTTCTCCAAACCAGGATCGAATGCAGATGGAAAAATTAAAGAAATAATAGAAAAAATGGATTATTTAAGGAATTTAACTCTTGTAACATCTGATAGAGATTTGAGAGATTTTGGAAAAAGATCTAGAGCAAAGACTATTTCTTCCTATGAATTTTTAAAATTCGTTAAAAGGGTTTTAAGGGAGACCAGAAACAAGGAAGATGATAGGAAAAAAGAGGTAAGATTAACACCCTTAGAAATAGAACAATGGATGAAGGTATTTTCAAAAAAAGAAGAATGA
- a CDS encoding metal-dependent hydrolase, with the protein MKIYWLGHSAVKIEGSKTVFIDPFLTGNPLASTSIDKIDKADIVIVTHDHEDHLGDSFAICKKTGATLVSVHEISVKASNEGIKSEGMNIGGTVEVDGVKIHMVQATHSAYSTHPVGVVVEMDGKRIYHAGDTGLFSDMKLIGEFYKPDLTLLPIDGRYNMDVVQASKAAEFIKAKNFIPIHYDTFPIVKASPEKFKEMVGRKGNVIILKPGEFFTL; encoded by the coding sequence ATGAAAATATACTGGTTAGGGCACTCAGCAGTAAAAATTGAGGGAAGTAAAACAGTATTCATAGACCCCTTTTTAACAGGAAATCCGCTTGCTTCAACTTCAATAGATAAAATCGATAAAGCAGATATAGTTATTGTTACCCATGACCATGAGGATCATCTTGGGGATAGTTTTGCCATATGCAAGAAAACAGGCGCCACTTTAGTTTCAGTTCATGAAATTTCTGTAAAAGCATCGAATGAAGGAATTAAATCAGAAGGGATGAACATAGGAGGGACGGTAGAGGTAGATGGAGTAAAGATTCACATGGTTCAGGCTACTCATTCTGCTTACAGTACCCATCCGGTTGGAGTTGTTGTTGAAATGGATGGGAAGAGAATTTATCACGCTGGTGACACAGGGCTTTTCTCTGACATGAAATTAATTGGTGAATTTTACAAGCCAGATTTAACACTTTTACCCATCGATGGGAGATACAACATGGATGTTGTTCAGGCTTCAAAAGCAGCTGAATTTATAAAAGCTAAGAATTTCATACCCATTCATTATGACACATTTCCAATAGTAAAAGCTTCTCCTGAAAAGTTTAAAGAGATGGTTGGAAGGAAGGGAAATGTAATTATTTTAAAGCCAGGAGAATTCTTCACTCTATAG
- a CDS encoding NHL repeat-containing protein: protein MKKVSVFICFFLMFFYFGFSGKEEWKGKIEYEKGVKVIKNYGKGLWEESKKGKKIFFKEELSIGVLEGDENKIFHQPMDVIADERGNIYVLDSGNNRIQKFDKNGNYLLTIGKKGQGPGEILNSQDIEFDSKGNILVFDKGNNRITKFDSQGKLIDSFNLKFQPSFGVLDSDDNIYVYERYNGKLIHKFNSQGEHLFSFLDEIKIEQKRIEPHLNYLGRIVTTEDDKIFLVLIYPYTIYVHDKEGKLLEKIITEVPYAQPPYITPPTSFQPNVVITNFVISGVDISPQGYIFCRVISFEIPDKLDSFEKVQELMRSLFKEYSYIDLFDQKGRFLTHQKTEGFSWGSYFDKKGYYYGIEETEDYFRAVKYSVQFK, encoded by the coding sequence GTGAAAAAAGTTAGTGTTTTTATTTGTTTCTTTCTGATGTTTTTTTATTTTGGCTTCTCAGGCAAAGAAGAATGGAAAGGGAAAATTGAATATGAGAAAGGTGTTAAGGTGATTAAAAACTACGGTAAAGGACTATGGGAAGAAAGTAAAAAAGGCAAGAAAATATTCTTTAAAGAGGAGCTATCAATTGGAGTTTTAGAAGGAGATGAGAACAAGATATTTCATCAACCAATGGATGTGATAGCTGATGAGAGAGGAAATATTTATGTGTTGGATTCAGGAAATAACCGAATTCAAAAATTTGATAAAAATGGAAACTATCTTCTTACAATAGGAAAAAAGGGACAAGGACCTGGAGAAATTCTAAACTCCCAGGATATTGAATTTGATAGTAAGGGAAATATCTTAGTTTTTGATAAAGGAAATAATAGAATCACAAAGTTTGATTCTCAAGGAAAATTAATAGACTCTTTTAACTTGAAATTCCAACCTTCTTTTGGAGTTTTAGATTCAGATGATAATATTTATGTTTACGAGCGATACAATGGAAAATTAATCCACAAATTTAACTCTCAAGGAGAGCATCTCTTTTCCTTTTTAGATGAGATAAAAATTGAACAAAAAAGAATAGAGCCGCATCTTAATTATTTAGGAAGAATAGTAACTACAGAAGATGATAAAATCTTCTTAGTTCTAATCTATCCCTATACAATATATGTACATGATAAAGAAGGGAAATTGTTAGAGAAAATTATAACTGAAGTTCCATATGCTCAGCCACCTTATATAACTCCTCCTACCTCGTTTCAACCCAATGTTGTGATTACAAATTTTGTGATATCAGGAGTGGATATATCTCCTCAGGGTTATATTTTTTGTAGGGTTATTTCCTTTGAGATACCAGATAAACTTGATTCCTTTGAAAAAGTTCAAGAGCTCATGAGATCTCTTTTTAAGGAATATTCTTACATAGACCTCTTTGATCAAAAAGGTCGTTTCCTGACCCATCAAAAAACAGAGGGTTTCTCTTGGGGAAGCTATTTTGATAAAAAAGGATACTATTACGGAATAGAGGAAACAGAAGATTATTTTAGAGCTGTTAAATATTCAGTTCAGTTTAAATAA
- the murA gene encoding UDP-N-acetylglucosamine 1-carboxyvinyltransferase, whose product MQKIRIRGGIPLRGIIKISGAKNAILPAIAASILTEEEIILENVPNVKDVYTMLEILNVLGGAWEKLNGKIKIRMKDIKTPRAPYELVKTMRASILVMGPLLSRFKKAEISHPGGCAIGLRPIDLHLEGLKALGASIKQEFGYDIAESKRLIGTEYEFKKVTVTGTENLVMAATLAEGMTLLLNCAKEPEVIDLIKLLNKMGAKIEGAGTERILIEGVKKLNGTRHSVISDRIETGTYMVASAITGGELKLENVNTEIMENIIIPLKNAGAEVGVISNNEIIVKGNKPINPLEMETAPYPGFPTDMQAQFVALLTQADGISKVKETIFSSRFHHVSELVRMGAKIEVDGDKAIIYGKTQLQGAEVMANDLRASASLVLAGLVAKGETIIDRVYHLDRGYEKMEEKLRGVGAEIERIE is encoded by the coding sequence ATGCAGAAAATAAGGATCAGAGGCGGGATACCTCTCAGGGGAATAATAAAAATATCAGGGGCAAAAAATGCTATTCTTCCAGCGATAGCCGCATCCATTCTTACAGAAGAAGAAATTATTTTAGAAAATGTGCCTAATGTGAAAGATGTTTATACAATGCTTGAAATCTTAAATGTTTTGGGAGGCGCCTGGGAAAAGTTAAATGGGAAAATTAAAATCAGAATGAAAGACATAAAAACTCCAAGAGCTCCATATGAACTTGTAAAAACAATGAGAGCTTCGATTTTAGTCATGGGACCCCTCCTTTCGAGGTTTAAAAAAGCTGAAATTTCTCACCCCGGTGGGTGTGCGATAGGATTAAGACCCATTGACCTCCATTTGGAAGGTTTAAAAGCCCTTGGCGCATCCATAAAACAGGAATTTGGATATGATATAGCAGAATCAAAGAGATTGATCGGAACAGAATATGAATTTAAGAAGGTAACAGTCACAGGGACTGAGAATTTAGTTATGGCAGCAACGCTTGCCGAAGGAATGACTCTTCTTTTGAATTGTGCCAAAGAGCCAGAAGTGATTGATCTTATAAAATTATTAAATAAAATGGGAGCTAAAATTGAAGGAGCTGGAACGGAGAGAATATTAATCGAGGGGGTGAAGAAATTAAATGGGACTCGCCATTCAGTAATTTCTGACAGGATAGAAACTGGAACCTATATGGTGGCTTCTGCCATTACAGGTGGTGAATTAAAGCTTGAAAACGTAAACACAGAAATTATGGAAAACATAATTATTCCATTAAAAAATGCTGGAGCTGAGGTGGGAGTTATAAGCAATAATGAAATAATTGTAAAGGGCAACAAACCTATAAATCCTTTAGAAATGGAAACTGCTCCATATCCTGGTTTTCCTACAGATATGCAGGCTCAATTTGTAGCGCTTCTAACCCAGGCAGATGGTATCTCCAAAGTAAAAGAGACAATTTTTTCAAGCAGATTTCATCATGTTAGCGAACTTGTCAGGATGGGTGCAAAGATAGAAGTTGATGGTGATAAAGCAATCATTTATGGAAAAACTCAACTTCAGGGAGCTGAGGTAATGGCTAATGATTTAAGAGCTTCTGCTTCTCTTGTGTTAGCAGGACTTGTTGCTAAAGGAGAGACAATTATAGATAGAGTTTATCATCTTGACAGAGGTTATGAGAAAATGGAAGAAAAGCTAAGAGGAGTTGGAGCTGAGATAGAGAGAATTGAATAA
- the murB gene encoding UDP-N-acetylmuramate dehydrogenase, producing the protein MKNLSKLNFTKIEKEIRKEISAELLLDEPLKKHSSFKIGGKCKFFLKIQDEKDIIKLIGISKRYSIPIYIIGKGTNILFDDNGFLGIIVENEIKGTKVNNEEIEIYSGNLLDEFIECAKENSLMGIEFLVGIPGTIGGAIHGNAGAFGRSIGDYLIRAQVINRNGKILHVSKEYFQFQYRKSSLREKGDFVLKTTFRLKRGNKSEIGKNIKEIANYRENKNPAPRYPNAGSFFKNIITPDGKKIPAGELLEKVGAKGIRVGDAEVWNNHANYIINKGRATSKDVLELAKILKEKVKKQFGYILEEEVIYFNG; encoded by the coding sequence ATGAAAAACCTATCAAAATTAAACTTCACCAAGATAGAGAAAGAAATCAGAAAAGAAATAAGCGCAGAACTTCTTTTGGATGAACCACTAAAAAAACACTCAAGCTTTAAAATTGGTGGAAAGTGCAAATTCTTCTTAAAAATACAGGATGAAAAGGATATTATAAAATTAATTGGAATTTCCAAAAGATATTCTATACCTATATATATAATAGGAAAAGGAACAAATATATTGTTCGATGATAACGGATTTCTCGGAATAATAGTGGAAAATGAGATAAAGGGGACAAAAGTCAACAATGAGGAAATTGAAATATACTCGGGTAACCTATTGGATGAATTTATCGAATGCGCAAAGGAAAATTCATTGATGGGAATAGAATTTCTTGTGGGAATCCCAGGGACTATTGGAGGTGCTATCCATGGAAATGCCGGTGCATTTGGAAGATCTATAGGAGATTATCTCATTAGAGCTCAGGTTATAAATCGTAACGGAAAAATTCTCCATGTTTCAAAAGAGTATTTTCAATTCCAATATAGAAAATCAAGTTTAAGAGAAAAAGGCGATTTTGTTCTAAAAACGACCTTTAGACTAAAAAGGGGAAATAAATCTGAAATTGGAAAAAACATAAAAGAAATTGCTAATTATAGAGAAAATAAAAATCCAGCTCCCCGCTATCCAAATGCAGGAAGTTTTTTTAAAAATATAATAACTCCGGATGGGAAAAAAATTCCTGCCGGTGAATTATTAGAAAAAGTCGGTGCAAAAGGAATTAGAGTTGGAGATGCAGAAGTATGGAACAATCATGCAAACTATATCATTAACAAAGGAAGAGCTACATCAAAGGATGTTCTTGAACTTGCAAAGATTCTAAAAGAAAAAGTTAAAAAACAATTTGGATATATCCTTGAAGAAGAAGTAATATATTTCAACGGATAA